A genomic window from Candidatus Tumulicola sp. includes:
- a CDS encoding ABC transporter ATP-binding protein, translating to MAQSQPAIVFEHVVKEYEDGTRAVDDVSLEIPHGAFAVIVGPSGCGKTTLLKTVNRLYEPTSGRVLVDGQDALAVDPVLLRRGIGYVIQQVGLFPHMTVAENIGVVPSLVGWDALRTAQRVDELLALVHLEPNQYRARYPAQLSGGQQQRVGLARALAVDPAILLMDEPFGAIDAIERERLQDELCALQARLHKTVLFVTHDVEEALKLADLLIVMRAGRIEQAGTPLEVLTGPANVFVGALVNADDVLRRFSLMPVERAMGAASDGASSGYKILAGRTLRDALATMVSAGVDSLQVVDAAGAPLGTITLADLRRAARPATK from the coding sequence ATGGCACAGTCCCAGCCGGCGATCGTTTTCGAACACGTCGTCAAGGAGTACGAGGACGGGACGCGCGCCGTGGACGACGTCTCGCTCGAGATTCCCCACGGCGCCTTCGCCGTCATCGTCGGCCCCTCGGGATGCGGCAAGACCACGCTGCTCAAGACGGTGAACCGGTTGTACGAGCCGACGTCGGGCCGCGTGCTGGTCGACGGACAGGACGCGCTGGCCGTCGATCCCGTGCTCCTGCGCCGAGGCATCGGCTACGTGATCCAACAGGTCGGCCTGTTTCCGCACATGACGGTCGCGGAGAATATCGGCGTGGTGCCTTCTCTTGTCGGATGGGATGCGCTGCGCACCGCTCAGCGCGTCGACGAGTTGCTGGCGCTCGTCCACTTGGAGCCGAACCAGTACCGCGCCCGCTATCCGGCGCAGCTCTCAGGTGGACAGCAGCAGCGCGTGGGTCTGGCGCGCGCGCTTGCGGTGGACCCAGCCATCCTGTTGATGGACGAGCCGTTCGGTGCGATCGACGCGATCGAGCGCGAGCGCTTGCAGGACGAACTATGCGCGCTCCAAGCACGCTTGCACAAGACGGTGCTCTTCGTGACGCATGACGTCGAAGAAGCCCTCAAGCTGGCGGACCTCTTGATCGTGATGCGCGCGGGCCGCATCGAACAGGCCGGCACGCCTCTCGAAGTTCTGACTGGACCGGCCAATGTGTTCGTCGGAGCGTTGGTCAACGCCGATGACGTGCTGCGGCGCTTCAGCCTCATGCCGGTGGAGCGCGCGATGGGCGCCGCCTCGGACGGCGCCTCCTCCGGCTATAAGATCCTCGCCGGTCGCACGCTGCGCGACGCGTTGGCGACGATGGTCAGCGCCGGCGTCGATTCGCTGCAAGTGGTCGATGCCGCAGGTGCGCCGCTGGGCACCATCACGCTTGCCGATTTGCGCCGCGCCGCGCGGCCGGCGACGAAGTAG
- a CDS encoding glycine betaine ABC transporter substrate-binding protein, which yields MTLSKISRREALATMAGLALLPACSSRTGNTGGPAVKIGSKNFTEELILGELYARLLESGGMPVERKLNLGSTQIAMGALARGEIDLYPEYTGTALLVVLKRAPLHDRKAVFDLVKSEYERRFKLTWLDAAPMNDTQALATTQAVSAKYALRTLTDCSRLAPQLRLGAVHEFIERPDGLPGLQRAYGGFAFKSVQTVDIGLKYKALLNGDVDVVLAFGTDGQIDADHLVVLDDDKHFFPPYPVAPVVREDALTRFPKLAPTLNRLAPLLTDSVMRHLNWRVDGNKEEPADVAADFLNRSKARLVST from the coding sequence ATGACGCTTTCGAAAATCTCACGCCGCGAGGCGCTCGCGACGATGGCCGGCTTGGCGCTGCTGCCGGCGTGCTCGAGCCGAACGGGTAACACCGGCGGACCTGCCGTGAAGATCGGATCGAAGAATTTCACCGAGGAGCTGATCCTGGGCGAGCTGTACGCGAGGCTGCTCGAGTCGGGCGGGATGCCCGTCGAGCGCAAGTTGAACTTGGGAAGCACGCAGATCGCCATGGGCGCACTGGCGCGCGGCGAGATCGATCTCTATCCCGAGTATACGGGCACCGCGCTGCTCGTCGTTTTGAAGCGCGCGCCGTTGCACGACCGTAAGGCGGTCTTCGATCTCGTGAAGAGCGAATACGAACGCCGCTTCAAACTCACGTGGCTCGACGCGGCGCCGATGAACGATACTCAGGCCTTGGCGACCACGCAAGCCGTCTCCGCGAAGTACGCGCTGCGCACGCTTACGGATTGCTCGCGCCTTGCGCCACAACTGCGCTTGGGCGCGGTCCACGAGTTCATCGAGCGGCCGGATGGTTTGCCGGGCCTGCAGCGCGCGTACGGCGGCTTTGCGTTCAAAAGCGTGCAGACGGTGGACATCGGATTGAAATATAAAGCGCTGCTCAACGGCGATGTCGACGTCGTGCTGGCGTTCGGCACCGACGGGCAGATCGACGCCGACCATCTGGTCGTCCTGGACGATGACAAACACTTCTTCCCGCCGTATCCGGTGGCGCCGGTGGTGCGTGAAGACGCACTGACGCGGTTTCCTAAGCTTGCGCCGACTCTGAACCGTCTGGCGCCGCTGCTCACCGACTCGGTCATGCGCCATTTGAATTGGCGCGTGGACGGCAACAAGGAAGAGCCGGCCGACGTCGCCGCCGACTTCCTGAACCGATCGAAAGCCCGGCTCGTCTCGACCTAG
- a CDS encoding ABC transporter permease subunit translates to MNPVAAAWSYALANQHALAAGAGRHLGLSAAALGVAALLCIPLGVWTARHRAGATIIGVVTALRSVPSLAVLALMLPLLGLGFAPALVALVLLAIPPILINTDIGYRSVDRAAIEAAVGMGMRPAQVLRRVETPLAAPVIVTGLRTAAVEVIASATLAAFIGGGGLGDLIVGGLENDNGGELLLGAACVALLALAAEALFSGLGRLLSAPSLREQT, encoded by the coding sequence GTGAATCCGGTCGCCGCAGCTTGGTCCTACGCGCTCGCTAATCAGCACGCTCTAGCCGCCGGAGCCGGCAGGCATCTCGGACTGAGCGCGGCGGCACTCGGAGTCGCGGCGCTGTTGTGCATCCCGCTCGGGGTATGGACCGCGCGACATCGCGCAGGCGCGACGATCATCGGTGTGGTGACGGCGCTGCGTTCGGTGCCGAGTCTGGCCGTGCTCGCGCTCATGCTGCCGCTGCTCGGTCTTGGTTTTGCGCCGGCGCTCGTGGCATTGGTGCTCCTTGCGATTCCGCCCATCCTCATCAACACCGACATCGGGTACCGTTCCGTTGACCGCGCCGCGATCGAGGCCGCGGTGGGCATGGGCATGCGTCCCGCGCAGGTGCTGCGTCGAGTTGAAACACCGCTCGCCGCGCCGGTGATCGTGACCGGCCTGCGCACCGCCGCCGTCGAGGTCATCGCGTCGGCGACCTTAGCCGCGTTCATCGGAGGCGGCGGGCTGGGCGATCTCATCGTCGGCGGTTTGGAAAACGATAACGGCGGTGAACTTCTCTTAGGCGCAGCCTGCGTGGCGCTCCTCGCGCTCGCGGCCGAGGCCCTTTTTTCCGGATTAGGGCGTTTGCTTTCTGCGCCATCCCTGCGAGAACAAACATGA
- a CDS encoding phosphoribosyltransferase family protein, translated as MLLATRLTGEKDPVVFGIARGGVAVAAPVAASLQAPLDVIVIRKIGHPLQPELALGAASSHGDVVFTEYARELGEEELRARAAEQVQRARELESRVRGTAPLLDIEARNVILVDDGIATSATMLCAVAEARRRGAARVVCAVPVAPADYLDQFRANCDEFVVLIAARDWHFAVGRHYADFREVTDEEVRALLQGERGAA; from the coding sequence ATCCTCCTCGCGACCAGACTAACCGGCGAGAAGGATCCCGTTGTTTTTGGCATTGCCCGCGGCGGTGTCGCGGTCGCCGCGCCGGTGGCTGCGTCCCTGCAGGCGCCCTTGGACGTGATCGTCATCCGCAAGATCGGTCATCCGCTCCAGCCCGAGTTGGCGCTCGGCGCCGCCTCTTCGCACGGCGACGTGGTGTTCACCGAATACGCTCGAGAGCTCGGAGAAGAGGAGCTGCGGGCGCGAGCCGCCGAGCAAGTCCAGCGCGCGCGCGAGCTGGAGTCTCGCGTGCGGGGCACGGCGCCGCTCCTCGACATCGAAGCCCGCAATGTCATCCTCGTCGACGACGGCATCGCTACCAGCGCGACGATGCTTTGCGCGGTCGCGGAGGCTCGCCGGCGAGGGGCCGCGCGGGTCGTGTGCGCCGTGCCGGTCGCGCCGGCAGACTACCTCGATCAGTTCCGGGCGAACTGCGACGAGTTCGTGGTGTTGATCGCGGCGCGCGACTGGCATTTCGCCGTCGGGCGCCACTACGCGGACTTTCGCGAAGTCACGGACGAAGAGGTGCGCGCCTTGCTTCAAGGGGAACGTGGTGCGGCGTGA
- a CDS encoding PilZ domain-containing protein, which produces MSLFGSLLSAFKRPSGSADRARPRLAPRLPMDEPIKLRLIGGALLPAVLEDLSAGGACIRTHAKLRLADQVSVSMLLGPNLRFELLGRVVYAHQGARGFHARYGVRFISISETERNRVGTYVSEQRRGRQYGVTAFSKEAG; this is translated from the coding sequence ATGTCTCTGTTTGGCTCGTTGCTGTCCGCGTTTAAGCGTCCTTCCGGTTCGGCCGACAGGGCTAGGCCTAGGCTTGCCCCGCGCTTGCCGATGGACGAGCCGATCAAGCTCAGGCTCATCGGCGGGGCCTTGTTGCCGGCGGTGCTCGAGGACCTTTCAGCCGGCGGCGCTTGCATCCGCACTCACGCCAAGCTGCGCTTAGCAGACCAAGTGAGTGTTTCCATGCTCCTTGGGCCCAATCTCAGGTTCGAGCTCCTGGGACGCGTCGTCTACGCTCACCAGGGCGCGCGCGGTTTCCACGCGCGTTACGGCGTGCGCTTCATCTCGATCAGCGAGACCGAGCGTAACCGCGTCGGCACGTATGTCTCCGAACAGCGGCGCGGCCGCCAATACGGCGTCACGGCATTCTCAAAAGAAGCGGGATAG
- a CDS encoding bifunctional diguanylate cyclase/phosphodiesterase, producing MDDVTGRLKGRFARFLSLVTGDRAKPVEAPQAAQPGPAPETASLALALEPPVVGDDELEAALSQGRIRTLFQPIVSLADGSVFGYEALSRGPIGTRLESAEALFSAAQATGATRRLERVCRHHTIVGTANLPAGCYLFLNVSPRVLDEHDPGLAREIGENSRLAPERVVLEITEKQAIADFDVLKRTLLHFYRQGFKVAIDDAGAGHSSLRAVTEVRPHFIKLDIALVRDIDRDRAKNALVSAIIIFARRIDAKVLAEGIETVDELATLIEIGVDHGQGFLLGRPAGGFTEPKAEIAAFIRERSTSTRTMPMPKRMAISTITRRAPALMATAYTSEVLEIFDRNNDLDSVVLTEYGAPVGLVSRTKLYERLAHQFGYSVYAKRPVRLVMDDSYLSVDAKDSIDDVARKVTHRRRTEMYDEIVVLENGVYSGVVSVRDLLHTMTEFQASVQRFTNPLTGLPGRVPLQQEVDRRCATATPYGLLHVDLNNFRAYNERHGFTRGDEVIALLADVLVSTARDEDGPQAMVGHLGGVNFLVLCNAHSAEVIGRAAMERFDRRSAALHVSRETPALGDARSSSPQVTLSIAGITATQPPLSTFASLAARATRYKRLARSSGRSAFVLDGRLVTGLLDTSVSAPYH from the coding sequence TTGGATGACGTAACGGGTCGGCTCAAAGGCCGTTTTGCGCGCTTTTTAAGTCTTGTGACCGGCGACCGCGCCAAGCCGGTCGAAGCGCCGCAAGCAGCCCAACCTGGCCCCGCGCCGGAGACGGCCTCTTTGGCGCTCGCGCTCGAGCCGCCGGTGGTCGGAGATGACGAACTCGAAGCGGCCCTTAGCCAAGGGCGCATTCGCACGTTGTTCCAGCCCATCGTCTCGCTCGCCGACGGCAGCGTTTTCGGCTACGAGGCCTTGTCGCGTGGGCCGATCGGTACCCGGCTGGAAAGCGCCGAGGCCCTGTTCTCCGCCGCTCAAGCCACGGGCGCGACCAGGCGGCTGGAGCGGGTGTGCCGGCACCACACGATCGTGGGCACAGCCAATCTTCCCGCAGGCTGCTACCTGTTCTTGAACGTCAGCCCGCGCGTGCTCGACGAACACGACCCGGGATTGGCGCGCGAGATCGGAGAGAACAGCCGGCTTGCGCCGGAGCGCGTCGTCCTGGAGATCACGGAGAAGCAGGCGATCGCCGATTTCGACGTGCTCAAGCGGACGTTGCTGCATTTTTACCGCCAGGGTTTCAAGGTGGCGATCGACGACGCGGGCGCCGGGCACTCGAGCCTGCGCGCCGTCACCGAGGTGCGGCCGCATTTCATCAAACTCGACATCGCGCTCGTGCGCGACATCGACCGTGACCGGGCCAAGAACGCACTCGTTTCGGCGATCATCATCTTCGCGCGCCGCATCGACGCCAAGGTGCTCGCCGAGGGGATCGAGACGGTGGACGAACTCGCGACGCTCATCGAGATCGGTGTCGATCACGGCCAGGGCTTTCTGCTCGGCCGGCCGGCCGGAGGCTTCACCGAGCCGAAGGCCGAGATCGCGGCGTTCATCCGCGAGCGCTCGACTTCCACGCGCACCATGCCCATGCCGAAGCGCATGGCGATCAGCACGATCACGCGGCGTGCGCCCGCGCTCATGGCGACGGCCTACACGAGCGAGGTGCTTGAGATCTTCGATCGCAATAACGACCTGGACAGCGTGGTGCTCACCGAGTACGGCGCGCCGGTCGGACTCGTCAGCCGCACCAAACTCTACGAGCGTCTGGCGCATCAATTCGGCTATTCGGTTTACGCAAAGCGCCCGGTGCGCTTGGTCATGGACGACTCCTACCTGTCCGTGGACGCGAAAGACTCGATCGATGATGTCGCTCGCAAAGTCACGCACCGCCGGCGCACCGAGATGTACGACGAGATCGTCGTGCTCGAAAACGGCGTGTATTCAGGGGTCGTCTCCGTACGGGATTTGCTGCACACCATGACCGAATTTCAGGCCTCCGTGCAGCGTTTCACCAATCCGCTCACCGGGTTGCCCGGGCGTGTGCCGTTGCAGCAAGAGGTGGACCGACGCTGCGCGACCGCCACCCCGTACGGCCTGCTGCACGTGGATCTCAACAATTTTCGAGCGTACAACGAACGCCACGGGTTTACTCGGGGAGACGAGGTCATCGCGTTGCTCGCCGACGTGCTGGTCAGCACGGCCCGCGACGAGGATGGCCCGCAGGCCATGGTGGGTCACCTCGGCGGGGTGAACTTCTTGGTGCTCTGCAACGCGCATTCGGCTGAGGTGATCGGCCGAGCTGCGATGGAACGGTTCGATCGCAGGTCGGCGGCGCTCCACGTATCCAGGGAAACGCCGGCGCTGGGCGACGCGCGGTCGTCGTCGCCCCAGGTGACCCTATCGATCGCGGGGATAACCGCAACCCAACCGCCGCTGTCGACGTTCGCAAGCCTGGCCGCCCGGGCGACCCGCTACAAGCGGCTGGCCCGCAGCTCCGGCAGGAGCGCTTTCGTGCTCGATGGCAGGCTTGTCACGGGCCTTCTTGACACGTCGGTGAGCGCGCCGTATCATTGA
- a CDS encoding DUF485 domain-containing protein — MEGTIARPSPGSAHQLTESEWQRLEGDPDFQALYKQKMAFIIPATIFFIVYYFSLPVLVGYFPTAMETKVIGDINVAYLFALSQFVMTWVVTGLYVGQAKKWDVQAAAIIAKVKGGRA; from the coding sequence GTGGAAGGCACAATCGCACGGCCATCGCCCGGCTCCGCGCATCAGCTCACGGAGAGCGAATGGCAGAGACTCGAAGGGGATCCTGATTTCCAAGCGCTCTATAAGCAGAAGATGGCGTTCATCATCCCCGCGACGATTTTCTTCATCGTCTATTACTTCTCGCTGCCCGTCCTCGTCGGCTATTTCCCGACGGCGATGGAGACGAAAGTCATCGGCGACATCAACGTCGCGTATCTGTTCGCGCTGTCGCAATTCGTCATGACGTGGGTCGTCACCGGGCTTTACGTCGGGCAGGCGAAAAAATGGGATGTGCAGGCTGCGGCGATCATCGCCAAAGTCAAAGGAGGCCGCGCGTGA